A single genomic interval of Lathyrus oleraceus cultivar Zhongwan6 chromosome 7, CAAS_Psat_ZW6_1.0, whole genome shotgun sequence harbors:
- the LOC127104690 gene encoding uncharacterized protein LOC127104690, protein MTASKLCLVPNVQTPPKFKVSDFEKYKVNSCPQINLVMYPRKMYTQTYNHQLLIHYIQDSLTGAALKWYMGLDSAKIRTFNDLGEAFVRQYKYNVDMDLDRDQLRAMYQKDKESFKEYAQRWREITAQICPPLEEKEMTKIFLKTLISFYYDLMIAIIPSDFIEMVNMGMRLDEAVREGHLTKEANASSHVKKFTNNFSKNIESDVSVISYG, encoded by the coding sequence ATGACCGCTTCCaaactttgcttggttcctaatgttcAAACTCCTCCCAAATTCAAAGTATCAGACTTCGAGAAATACAAAGTAAATTCATGTCCTCAAATTAATTTAGTGATGTATCCTAGGAAGATGTACACTCAGACTTACAACCATCAGCTTCTGATCCACTACAttcaagacagtttaactggtgCCGCTCTTAagtggtacatgggcttggataGTGCGAAGATCCGTACTTTCAACGACCTCGGTGAGGCTTTTGTTCgtcaatacaaatataatgtagATATGGATCTGGACAGAGATCAACTCCGGGCCATGTATCAGAAGGACAaagagagtttcaaggaatatgctcaaaggtggagggaaATTACTGCACAGATTTGCCCTCCccttgaagagaaagagatgactaaaatatttttgaaaactctgatttCATTCTACTATGACCTCATGATCGCCATCATACCCAGTGATTTTAtcgagatggtaaacatgggcATGCGACTTGACGAAGCAGTCCGAGAGGGACATTTGACTAAGGAAGCCAATGCTTCTAGTCATGTTAAGAAATTCACCAATAATTTCTCCAAGAATATAGAATCAGATGTTAGTGTCATTTCATATGGCTGA